In Candidatus Thiopontia autotrophica, the genomic window CCCGAAAAGCGGTGACCTCACTCTCTTGATAGAGTCTTCCGAAGGCTAGCAGCACCGAAAAGAAGAGTGTCATCGGTATGACCATTCCCATATATGCAGGCACCTTTAACCAGACCAGTTGCCATACATGCTCCAGTGGAATCTGTCCGGCAACCGACTTGGCCATCATCTTGCTTATGCGCAAAGCCAGAAGAAGTGTGATCAAAACAGGGGTGGCTACAACCCACATCCACACTACCTGCTTAACCAGATAACGTTCGAGCGTAGTAAAGCGGGCGATAACCCATTTTTTCTCTGGCACGTTTGATCCCATTCGCTAATAATATCCGTTTTACTGATTGAATAAAGTGGAGATTTAAAATATGGATTTTTCCGTTACCAGTGCTGTATTGGAGAAGAGCAAAAGCGACTGCATAATCTGTGGTATTTATCATGGCCAGAAGCTCTCATCTGCCGTCTCCACACTAAACGGGGCCACAGGAGACGCCATTCAGCAGCTGATAGATCGTGGTGATCACAAGGGCAAGGCGGGAGAGGTTCAGTGGCTTCACGCCCCCAATGGTATATCTGCCCAGCGGATACTTCTGCTAGGGATGGGGGCAGAGAGCAAACCCGGTAATCGTGATCTCAAAAAATCGATCGCCGCTGCTGTTGAGGCACTACGAAAGAGTGGTAGCCGCAGTGCAACCCTCGCAACATCTACCATACTCTCCTCTACTGATACTCAAGAGCTCTACCACTTGACGCGCACGGCAGTAGAGACCATTGAATCCACCCTTTACCAATTCGATATACCCTCATCCAGGAAAAAGAGCAGGCCGCTACTCAAGAAGATCACCTTTAATGTTGCTGATCGCAAGGGCTTAACAACTGCCAAAAAGGGTATCGAAGAGGGTAAGGCAATTGCAGACGGGGTTTCACTGGCGCGCACACTTGGCAACCTGCCAGGCAATATCTGCACGCCGAATTATCTTGCCAGTCAGGCACGCAAGATTGCACGCGGTGAAAAATCGATATCTGTTCGTGTCCTCAGCGAAAAAGAGATGGAGAAGCTGGGGATGGGAGCACTGCTATCTGTTGCCCGTGGAAGTGATCAGCCGGCCAAACTGATTGTTGCAACATACAGCGGGGGGGCAAAAAAAGCGCCGCCCGTTGTGCTAGTTGGCAAAGGGGTCACTTTTGACTCTGGTGGAATCTCCCTCAAGCCCGGGGGTAAAATGGATGAGATGAAGTTCGACATGTGTGGCGCGGCCTCTGTGCTTGGAACCCTGCAGGCCGCCCGCGATCTTAAACTGCCGATCAATCTTGTTGCCATCATTCCCGCCACCGAGAACCTTCCAAGTGGCAAGGCGACAAAACCTGGTGATGTTGTGACCAGCATGTCCGGACAGACCATCGAGGTTCTCAATACAGATGCCGAGGGGCGACTGATACTCTGTGATGCACTCACCTATGCAGAGCGTTTCAAGCCTGCAGAGGTTATCGACATTGCCACCCTGACTGGCGCCTGTGTGGTGGCCCTGGGCAAGCACGCATCCGGGCTCCTCAGCAATGATGACAAGCTCGCCAATGACCTGATACAGTCCGGTGAAGAGAGCGGTGACCGCACCTGGAGATTGCCGCTCTGGGATGAGTATCAGCCTCAACTGGATTCCAACTTTGCCGATATGGGGAATATTGGTGGACCTGAGGCTGGAACCATTACTGCCGGCTGCTTCCTCTCCCGCTTTACCGAAAAACAGCGCTGGGCCCATCTGGATATAGCTGGTGCCGCATGGCTTCAGGGCAAGGAGAAGGGGGCAACAGGACGCCCGGTTTCGCTGCTGGTTCAGCACCTCTTGAACCTGGGATAAGTTAATCAGAGGCCTCCTAGTCAGCGCAAAACAAGAGCCATAATAGTGGTAAAATCGCCCGCCATGGAAAAAAGATACGACCCTCATGCCATTGAACAGCAGTGGTACAAGAGCTGGGAAAAACAGGGCCACTTCTCGCCCAGTGGCAGCGGCGACCCCTACTGCATAATGATTCCGCCACCCAATGTGACTGGAACACTGCATATGGGTCACGCCTTTCAGGATACCCTGATGGATACCCTGACCCGCTACCACCGGATGAAGGGAGACAACACCCTCTGGCAGCCGGGCACTGACCATGCCGGTATCGCCACCCAGATGGTGGTTGAACGTCAGCTCAATGCAGATGGTGTAACCCGTCATGATCTGGGCCGTGAAACATTTATCGACAAGGTGTGGGAGTGGAAAGGTGAATCAGGGGGCACCATCACCCGTCAACTGCGCCGTATGGGCTCATCTCTGGACTGGTCCCGAGAGCGCTTCACCATGGATGATGGTCTCTCCGATGCGGTACGCGAGGTCTTTGTCCGTCTTTATGATGAAGGGCTGATCTACCGTGGCAAAAGACTGGTCAACTGGGATCCGGTACTCCATACCGCAGTCTCCGATCTGGAGGTGGTCTCTGAGGAGGAGAACGGCCATATGTGGTACATCCACTACCCTGTCGCCGATGAAAACGGCACTGCCACTGATGAATATGTAACTGTTGCCACTACTCGTCCAGAGACCCTGCTGGGAGACAGTGCAGTAGCAATCCATCCCGACCATCCAACCCTCTCCCGACTGATTGGAAGTAGCGTAGTGTTACCACTGTGTGACCGTACCATTCCTGTTGTTGGTGATGAACATGCCGACCCCGAGAAAGGGACCGGTTGTGTCAAGATAACCCCGGCACATGACTTCAATGACAACGAGGTGGGCAGACGTCACAACCTGCCACTGATAAACATCTTCACCATCGATGCAAAGATCAATGATGAGATGCCGGAGAGATATCGTGGCATGGATCGCTATGATGCACGCAAGGCAATTGTAGATGATCTGGATAGTGCCGGCCTGCTTGAAAAGGTTGAACCACATAAACTGATGGTGCCGCGTGGGGACCGCTCTCACACTGTGATCGAGCCATACCTGACTGACCAGTGGTATGTAAAGGTGGCACCTCTTGCAGAGCCCGCAATTGATGCAGTAAAGAGTGGCAAGATAAAGTTTGTCCCGCAAAACTGGGAGAAGACCTATTTCGAGTGGATGAACAACATTGAGGACTGGTGTATAAGTCGCCAGATCTGGTGGGGGCACCGTATACCTGCCTGGTATGATGTCGACGGTAATATCTATGTTGCAGACAGTGAGGATGAGGTTAGGGAAAAATACAGTCTGGATGCAGATATAACCCTGACCCAGGATGAGGACGTACTGGATACCTGGTTCTCCTCTGCCCTCTGGCCATTCTCTACCCTTGGCTGGCCCGAAAAAACCCCAGAGCTTGAGACTTTCTACCCAACCAGCGTGCTAATCACAGGTTTTGACATCATCTTCTTCTGGGTCGCCAGAATGATCATGATGGGGCTCAAGTTTATGGATGATGTCCCCTTCAAGGAGATATATATCCATGGGCTGGTAAGAGATTCACACGGACACAAGATGTCCAAGTCAAAGGGTAATGTGCTCGACCCTATCGATCTTATTGATGGTATTGAGCTGGACGAGCTGGTCGCCAAACGGGCTACTGGACTGATGCAGCCACAGATGCGCAAGAAGATCGAGAAGGCTACCCGCAAGGAGTTCCCTGATGGTATTCCATCATTTGGTACCGATGCACTGCGCTTCACCTTTGCAGCCCTTGCCTCAACTGGCCGTGATATCAATTTTGATCTTGGTCGAATCGAGGGCTACCGCAACTTCTGCAACAAGATCTGGAATGCGGCTCGCTATGTTTTGATGAACACAGAAGAGCAGGACTGCGGACAGAGTGGCGGGGATGTTGAACTCTCTACCGCCGACAGATGGATTATCAGCCGTCTGCAACAGACCGAGGAAGAGGTGGTGCGTGCAGTAGATCAATACAGGCTGGACCGGGCTGCCAATGCAATATACGAGTTCACCTGGAACGAGTACTGTGACTGGTATCTGGAGCTCTCCAAGCCGGTGCTATACAGTGACAACAGCAGCGATGAGGCTCTGCGCGGCACCAGGCGTACTCTTGTAATGGTGCTGGAGACCATACTCCGTCTCTCCCACCCTATCATGCCATTCATAACCGAGGAGATCTGGCAACGGGTCGCCCCTCTTGCAGGTAAAACCCTGTCCGAGGGTGAATCAAGCCTGATGCTGGAACCATATCCAGTTGCAGACAACTCCAAAATAGATCCAGATGCCACTGCCGAGATGGAGTGGACTAAATCCTTCGTGCTTGGAATTCGCAGCATCCGTGGCGAAATGGATATCCCTCCAGGAAAACCTCTGCCTGTACTTATTCAGGACGGCTCTGCAGAAGATATTGCACGTATCTCAAACCACGGGGCTACACTCAACTCACTTGCACGACTTGACTCTATAGAGATTCTGGAAGATGGTACCAATGCACCGGAGTCCGCCACAGCACTGGTTGGCAACATGAAGATCCTGATCCCAATCTCCGGGCTGATCGACAAGGATGCAGAGGTTCAGCGACTGGATAGAGAGATTGGGAAGATTGATGGCGAGATCTCCAGAGTAAATGGCAAACTCAATAATGCAAACTTTGTGGAGCGTGCACCCGAGGCGGTCGTTGAAAAAGAGCGTACCCGTCTGCAGGAACTGATCAACAGACAGCAACAGCTTCAGGCTCAGAGAGAGAAGATTGAGGCATTATGATTAAAATCGTAACAATCATATTTACTCTGCTGCTGTCACAGATGGCGAGTGGCGCAGAACGCTACCTCTCCGGCATCCCCGTACCACTCCGTGCAGAACCGGACAGATCCAGCAGACTCCTGCAGCTACTACCAGCCGGAGAGTATGTGTCGCTTGGCAACGAGAGTAAAAATGGATTCACCCTTATAACCACAAACTCCGGGGTCAGAGGATGGGTCACAAGCCGCTATCTCACCAAACGATCACCGCTACCCGCAACCGCCAAATCATCGCAAATAGAGAGCAACCAAAAACAGATGAAAATCAAGCTGGAAAATAGCCGACTCAAAACCAGAATAACCAGTATCCAGCAAGAGAAACGTATCCTCGAGTCAGAGATTCAAAAGCTTAAGGAGAGCAGCCACAGAGCCAACCAGGAGGTTGATACCATCCGTGATATAAGTGAAAGCGCTCTGGAGATGGAGAATGAAAACCACCTGCTACGTGATCAGGTACGGGTTCAAAAACGAGATCTCGAGGCATTGCAACAGGAGAACAAGGCACTACAGGACAGAAAAGACCGGGACTGGTTTCTGGTGGGGTCCATGGTATCCATTCTGGCCCTGTTGATCGGGTTCTCTATTTCCAGAATGCGTGGTGGCAATAACAGGGGACGTGCCCGCATCTGACCATAAAAAAACCCACCGCAAGGGTGGGTTTGGTTGTAACCGACTTGGATTATCTTATTTCTTTTCAGCCGCTGCCTTTGCAGCCGCTGCAGCCTTCTGTCTGGCCTGGGCCTGGGCTTGCATCAGGGCCATGCGAAGCTTGTTCGACCCGCCAACCAATGTGTCAGTTGGGTTGTTCTTGCAGTGCGCTACCATCGCACTCCAGGCCTGGTTGGCTGTAATATTGAGTTGCGGCCCACGTTGAGTCATTGCAACCTGATTCATTGCACTTAGATATCCGTGAACCCATCCCCCATAGGTCATGGTCGAGGCCTGCTGATTTTTTGTAATCTGCTCTGCTACCGCCTTGCATGTGGTCTGTCCCAGACCCAATATCTGTAGTCTTGGCCCCTGTTGTGGTTGCGCAGCCTGTTTGGCCTGCTCCTCAGCAACGGTAACACCAGAAAATGTCATCCCCATAACCATCAACCCCAATACTATTTTTTTCATTTTTTGCCCTTTCATTGTTGTCACTCCACCTCATAGAA contains:
- a CDS encoding leucyl aminopeptidase, producing MDFSVTSAVLEKSKSDCIICGIYHGQKLSSAVSTLNGATGDAIQQLIDRGDHKGKAGEVQWLHAPNGISAQRILLLGMGAESKPGNRDLKKSIAAAVEALRKSGSRSATLATSTILSSTDTQELYHLTRTAVETIESTLYQFDIPSSRKKSRPLLKKITFNVADRKGLTTAKKGIEEGKAIADGVSLARTLGNLPGNICTPNYLASQARKIARGEKSISVRVLSEKEMEKLGMGALLSVARGSDQPAKLIVATYSGGAKKAPPVVLVGKGVTFDSGGISLKPGGKMDEMKFDMCGAASVLGTLQAARDLKLPINLVAIIPATENLPSGKATKPGDVVTSMSGQTIEVLNTDAEGRLILCDALTYAERFKPAEVIDIATLTGACVVALGKHASGLLSNDDKLANDLIQSGEESGDRTWRLPLWDEYQPQLDSNFADMGNIGGPEAGTITAGCFLSRFTEKQRWAHLDIAGAAWLQGKEKGATGRPVSLLVQHLLNLG
- a CDS encoding valine--tRNA ligase is translated as MEKRYDPHAIEQQWYKSWEKQGHFSPSGSGDPYCIMIPPPNVTGTLHMGHAFQDTLMDTLTRYHRMKGDNTLWQPGTDHAGIATQMVVERQLNADGVTRHDLGRETFIDKVWEWKGESGGTITRQLRRMGSSLDWSRERFTMDDGLSDAVREVFVRLYDEGLIYRGKRLVNWDPVLHTAVSDLEVVSEEENGHMWYIHYPVADENGTATDEYVTVATTRPETLLGDSAVAIHPDHPTLSRLIGSSVVLPLCDRTIPVVGDEHADPEKGTGCVKITPAHDFNDNEVGRRHNLPLINIFTIDAKINDEMPERYRGMDRYDARKAIVDDLDSAGLLEKVEPHKLMVPRGDRSHTVIEPYLTDQWYVKVAPLAEPAIDAVKSGKIKFVPQNWEKTYFEWMNNIEDWCISRQIWWGHRIPAWYDVDGNIYVADSEDEVREKYSLDADITLTQDEDVLDTWFSSALWPFSTLGWPEKTPELETFYPTSVLITGFDIIFFWVARMIMMGLKFMDDVPFKEIYIHGLVRDSHGHKMSKSKGNVLDPIDLIDGIELDELVAKRATGLMQPQMRKKIEKATRKEFPDGIPSFGTDALRFTFAALASTGRDINFDLGRIEGYRNFCNKIWNAARYVLMNTEEQDCGQSGGDVELSTADRWIISRLQQTEEEVVRAVDQYRLDRAANAIYEFTWNEYCDWYLELSKPVLYSDNSSDEALRGTRRTLVMVLETILRLSHPIMPFITEEIWQRVAPLAGKTLSEGESSLMLEPYPVADNSKIDPDATAEMEWTKSFVLGIRSIRGEMDIPPGKPLPVLIQDGSAEDIARISNHGATLNSLARLDSIEILEDGTNAPESATALVGNMKILIPISGLIDKDAEVQRLDREIGKIDGEISRVNGKLNNANFVERAPEAVVEKERTRLQELINRQQQLQAQREKIEAL
- a CDS encoding TIGR04211 family SH3 domain-containing protein, coding for MIKIVTIIFTLLLSQMASGAERYLSGIPVPLRAEPDRSSRLLQLLPAGEYVSLGNESKNGFTLITTNSGVRGWVTSRYLTKRSPLPATAKSSQIESNQKQMKIKLENSRLKTRITSIQQEKRILESEIQKLKESSHRANQEVDTIRDISESALEMENENHLLRDQVRVQKRDLEALQQENKALQDRKDRDWFLVGSMVSILALLIGFSISRMRGGNNRGRARI